The Paenarthrobacter aurescens region GTCCTCCCATCTGCGTTGCCGGCCGTGATCCTTCCGCCCGGATACATCCTGATCGCCCCGGACCTGGTCCAGCGGCCGGACGGCGTTATTGTGCCGTTGTCCTCGCTCGTCCTTCCCACGCCCTAGGTTTCGCGGCCCGCGCCAGCTCCCGTAAGCTCGACTCCGGCAATCCCGCCAGGACGACGTCGTCAGGAAGCGAATCCCATGACCAGCCTTTACAGCATTCCCCTTACTTTCAACGATGGCACCGAAGCAGATTTCGGCCGGTTTGAGGGCAAAGCGGTCCTGGTGGTGAACGTGGCTTCGAAGTGCGGTTTCACGCGCCAGTATGCAGGCCTTGAGGAGCTGTACGGCAAGTACCGCGGCCAGGGCCTGGAAATCCTGGGAGTGCCCTGCAACCAGTTCGGCGGGCAGGAGCCCGGCGCGGACCACGAAATCGCAGAATTCTGTGAGCGGAACTTCGGTGTTTCCTTCCCGTTGACCAGCAAAGCCAACGTCCTGGGCAAGGAGCAGCACCCACTCTTCGCGGAGCTGACCCAGGACGCTGATGGGCAGCCCGTCAAAGTGAAGTGGAACTTCGAGAAGTTCGTCATAAACCGTGAGGGAGAACTTGTTGCCCGGTTCCCATCCGCAGTGGAGCCTGACTCCGAAGACCTGATAGAAGCATTGGAAGAAGCGCTGGCGTAAAGCCACTGGACCGGAAAGGTAAAAAGTAATTTTCCAACATTCCGCCGGATGTTGGCCTGTTGTTGGCTTGTTGTCTGGTTGGATTGGCACTACTGGAATGACACGGGAGAAGCCGTCTCCCACCAAACGCTAAGGCGAAGCTATGGAGCTCATCGAGGCCGAATACCCCAAACCAGGTCATGTGCTTTTGCACCTGAGCGATCTTCACCTGGTGGGTGGTCCCGGCACGCTCCACGGCTCGGTTGACAGCGCAGCCAGGCTCAATGAGATCTGCGAACAAATCATCGCCTCAAGGATCAGGCCCGAGGCCATCATTTTCACGGGAGACCTGGCGGACAAAGGCGAGCTGGAAGCTTACGAGCGTCTCCGCGAGATGATTGAGCCGTTGTGCGCTTCCCTCGGGGCGAAGGCCATTTGGGCCATGGGCAACCATGACAACCGGGCGAACTTCCGCTCAGCTTTTGCTGATGCCTCTGCGGCCAGCAAGCCACAGGACCCCGTGGACCGCAGCTACTTTGTCAACGGACTCCGGATCATCACCCTGGATACCACGGTACCCGGACACCACTACGGTGAACTGTCAGAGTCACAACTGGAATGGCTGGCCGATGAACTGGCCACCCCGGCCCCGGACGGCACTATCCTGGCCCTCCACCACCCGCCGGTGCCGTGCGTGCAGGACCTCGCCGTGTTGGTGGAGCTACGCGGCCAAGCCGCACTGGCCGCCGTCGTGCGTAATACTGACGTCCGCACCATCCTGGGTGGCCACCTGCATTACTCCACGACGGCGAGCTTCGCCGGCATCCCGGTATCGGTCGCCTCAGCTACGTGCTACACCCAGGACCTGGCGGTGCGCGCCGGCGGACAACGGGGGCGTGACGGAGCGCAGTCGTACAACATGATCCACGTCTACGAACACACCATTGTGCATTCTGTGGTGCCCATGTCCGGTGGCGTCACAGTGGGCGAGCCCTTGGACGCCGACGAAGTTCAGCGGCGGCTGGCGGCCGCGGGCATCCGCATTCCGCACGAATCCCGGGTGGGCGCCCATACCTCGCCGGGCACCCACACGTCTTCGCTGCCGCTTGTCTCGCCAGGCTCTTTTACTTCTCCCAAGGCGCCTTGACGGGGAAGTACTTCTCCAGGAAGTCAGTCACCAGGTCCGCGCGCTCATTGGCTTCAACCTCAGGGAAACTGCCGTCATTGAGGCAGAAGAAATCCATGTGACGCTTCGCCAGGAGCTTGGGCAGGTAGTGCAGCCCGGCCCACATGGTGGAGTCCACGTATCTGACCTTGGCGCTGGTCTGCGTCACGGCACGGCCGGTGAGCAGTGCGTAGTAGTGGTAGAACGAGTTGGTCACGGAGATGTTGTCCGCGGCCCGGAAACGGCTGCCGGCGGTCTTGGCGAACTCGGCCGGGAACTCCTTCTCCATCTGCGCCACCACGCTGCGGCGCAACGGCGCGGCAGTGTGCTCAAGGTGCCGGGTGGTGATCCGGCCGAAGCGCTCCCACAGCAGCTTGCGGTTCACGCGGGCTGCATTCTCAAAACCGCTGCGCTCAGCATCATTCTCGCCCAGCCCAATACGCGTATCTGCCTCAATGAACTTCGTGATGCCCCCGGGAGTGAAGAACATGTCCGGCCCAACGGGACGGCCAAAGAACATGTCGTCATTGGAGTACAGGAAGTGCTCCGAGAGGTCCTTGATGTGGTGCAGCTGGCACTCCACGGCCTGGGAGTTGTGGGTGGGAAGCACGGTGGGATCGGCGAAGAACTCTTCACTGCGGACGATCGTCACTGACGGGTGATCGGCCAGCCATTCCGGCGCGGGGGAGTCGGTGGCAATGAAGATACGCCGGATCCACGGGGCGAACATGTGCACCGAACGCAACGCGTACTTCAGCTCATTGATCTGGCGGAAGCGTGCCTCGTGGTCATCACCCTCACCGAGGACAGCCTCGGCCTGCTGTGCACGCCTCCTGGCAATGTACTCAGGATCGCTGCCATCAACCCAGGAGAAGACGATGTCAATGTCGAAGTCGATGTCGCTGGCGTGATCGGCGAACATGTTCTCAATGGTGGGCCAGGACAGGCCATGCCGCTGGACTGTGCCGCGCACGGCATCCTGACGCAGCATGGTCCGGCGCGTGAGGGAGTTCTCCACCGGCAGTTCCAAGTGATCGCCCTCGAACCTCCACAGTTCAAGCTGCACACCCAGCGCCGGCCCGTACCAAAGTCCGCCGCCAATCTCCACGCGGGGCCGGTAGAGGCGGAAGATCCGGGCTTTCCGGTTCGCCGAGAGATCGCCGTCAGCTACCAGCATGGAGGTCTTCTTCTTGGCGTCCACGGTCATGGAGTAGAAGGGCTCGTTCCGGAACGCGGTGACCAATGCCTTGCGGACGTCCTTGCGGGACTCCCAGTCAACGGCAATGACGGGGCGTTCATCGTTTCCGCGCACCAGAATGAAATCGATGCCCGCGGCGTCCAGGGCGGCCCGGACAGCCAGGAGATCGGACACCATGGCTTGCTGCGGGGTGAGGTCGCTGTTGACCAGGGCGTACCGCCCGCGGTGACGAACGACGTCGGACCTGTGCTTAAGATGCGCGACGACGGCAGGGGTGATTGCCTCGGCAATCGTGTCCTCTTCGACGGACGGGCTGCCGTGGTAAATCGGATCGACCTGTGCTTGTGTGATGGCTGTATCTCCGAAGATCGTGGGGTACGGGTTGCTCTAAAACTGTAAAACGTGCGTGCCTGGAAACTTAGATCGAAAGCGCCTCGCGCCAGCTGCGGAGGAATGCGCCGCCGGCGTCGTCATGGATCACGTCATCGGCCAGGTCAAGGTCGGCTGCCGTCAGGATGGTGTAGGGCTTCACGGGTACGCCATCTGCCGGCCGGACGTCCACGTGTTTCACATCGTGATCGTTGTGGTGAAGCCAGTCTGCCATGGCATAGTCCGTACGGGAATCACCCACCGTCCGCCACGCGAGCGGGGTAATGCCTTGGGCTGCGAGGAGTTCAACGGCGCGGCTGGCTCCGAGGTCCTTGCCCAGGCACACGGACTCGATGTCCGTGGAAATGATGGTGGGGTCCAGGCGGTAGTCCGCGGTGTCATCGGATCCCGGTGCGTGGTGATCCAAAATGGCGGCGTTGAGGCCGTGGCGTCCCATGATCTCCAGGGCATCGGCGTCGAAGAGTTTCTGTTCGGCAAGGTAATCCTCGCTGGCAACGTCCACGTGCTGCTCCACCGAAACCATGGCGCGCTTGGTCTCATCGAAGAACATGTGTGCCGAGTAGTCTTCGGCAACAAGCCGGCGGATATCGTCACCATAGGCCTTGGGCACGGCGAGTTGGTGGTCCACGTGGATGGGGCCGGGGCCTTCGGCCGTGTAGCTGAACCAGACGGCGCCCTTCTCGCAAATGGCGTGGATGACGGTGTCCGCCGGCATTCCCGCGGCGATCATGGGCTCCATGACCTGCTCGCTGATGAACGCATCCGAGCGCCCCGTGTTGAAGATGACCGGGATGCCCGCCGAGGCCAAAGCCACCAAATCCGCGATGATGTCCGGTTTGACGTCGCGCGTTACAGGGCTGGCGATAGGACCGTCGACGTCCAGCAGCAACGCCAATTCGGGCGTCGCGCGGGCAGCGGTCCGGTCAGTACCTTGGAGCGATTGAGTCATGCCCCTATTCTGTCAGTCCGCGCCGTGGACCTCACAGCTGTGACGTCTGTGACGCCCCACGAAGGATATAGACGGCAACCGTGGAAAGGACGCACCAGTACGGACGGACTTTGCTGGTCACTGCTTCCTACTGGAATTTGCCTTCGGGATCCGGCGCGCATCGGGTGTTACCGCCGAGCGTGGTGCCGAAGCTGCTGGTTCCAAGCTGCATGGAGAATTTGCCATCGCCAAAGCCAGTGGTGGTCTGGTCTCGGTTGGCCCCCGAGGGCTGGGTTTGAACAACTCTTAGCCCTGTGCTTTCAAAGACCTCCTTTACCGACTTATGTATCGCTTCAGCCTGATCTTCTGAGATCGCGCCGTGCATGCTGTCGAAGCTGAATTGAGTCCCTTCCATGCCCAGAGGCAGATGGCAGACGTCCCCCGGAGCCTCTGGAATGACTTTTGTCCCGAAGTACTCTGTGCGGGCTTGTTCCGGGTCCATGGTCTGCTCCGCAGTGCTGGTAGGTGGTTGGTGCCAGGCGTTGTCCCGCACCCTGCAAGGGTGAGAAGAATGATCGCCGCGGCGGGAAGGTCGCGCCTGGACCTAAACGGCATCAGCAGTCGATTCAACGTTTCTTGATTCCCTCTTTGGCCGCTGTAACCATTACCGTGCCCGTGGAGAGGCTATTTTGCTACCTCCGGGTCCGGGACACAGCGGCTGCTGCCATCGATTATTGTGCCGAGGTCGCCCGTGTATAGGGCGACGGATAACCCATCGGGTCCGAATGCAGTAGTGATGAGCAAATTATTCGTGGTGGTTGATTTATCGAGGGTCTGAACTTTGTACCCGCGTGATTCATAAAATGCTGAGACTTTCTGCCTGAGTGTCTCGCGCTCGGCGGAGCTGAAGGGTCCCGTGGTCCGGCCGCCGGCGAACTGCTTGCCGCTTCCGGTGTCCTGGAAGTTGCAGTATCCACCTGCCGGAACGTCCTCGTTCACCCATTCACCTGGTGCCAGGGCTTGGATCTCGTCGAGGAGTCCGAAGAACTCCTTACTGGCATCTTCCGGTGTCATAGTTGCCCCTTTCCCGTCGTCGGGAAGTTTGTTCGTTGACGTGGCTTGAGAAGACACAGCCGGTGTCGTGTTGCCCCCGCCCTGCGGGGCGGAGGCACATCCGGATATCAGCAGCATCAGGACGGTGCCCGCGGAAAAGGCTGCTGCAGTCAGTCGTCGTCGATTCAACAATCTGATTTCCTTCATTCGTGATGTTCCACGGGCTCTCCTGAATTGGTCAGCTTATCCGTGAGCCCCAGAGAGACATATGCTTGGTTGAAGCTTGACTCAGTATTGAGAGATGCATACCCAAGCTTCTCACCGTCCTCGAGCCAGCCATGATTCTCTGTTGACAGTGGCGTTAGACTTCCCGCATCAGTACCCACGCCGTCGGCCCCGATCTGTATTGCTCCGTACGCCGGGACGGGAACCGTGAACGAAGGTCCACCTTGGGGAGCCTGATTGGTCTGATAGTGGAATCCCTGAATGCGTTCTCTGCTCACATTTCCAATGTCGGATACGTTGTCGACGGTGAATTTGGTTTGGTACACATCAGCGCCCGGGTTCAGATGGAAGTCCTGGACACCTGCTACACCCTTCAGCACGCCAATGTCGGCATTAAGATTGATGCTGTCTACGGCCATGCCCTCCACTGCCGCAGCCTGGGCCGTCAACGTGCCATAGGACAAGCCTGAAATGTTGTTGCTGGCGGTGTTTCCCAAACTGTTCTGAACGGCGGCAAGGGTGTTGATGTCCTTGCTCAGGAACGACCCGCCTGTCCGGGCATTGGCGTCATCGAAGACCCCAGCCGCCGGGGCCGGTTCGAAAGCTACCCATCCCACCACAGCCAGTCGAGGTGGGGTACCCGCGTGGGTGTCGTTCAGCTGTGCAACACGAAGTTGCTGATGATATTGCGTGTCAGCGGCCAAGGCGAGGTCCGGCATGCTTTTGGTCACGGTCGTGTCGACGCCAGGGACCTGGTAGGTGGTGACTTTGGCTGCATCGAGGTCTCCCACGCTGATAGCAGCGCCGGGCTGATCGAGATTGAGGCTGATCAGTTGCTTCGCAGCGCCATGCTGCCCGGTTTCCAGGGCGGTTTTGATGCTCCGAAGTCGATCCAAATATCCCGGAGTATTGATCCACGGTGGTGCAGTGGGATGCCGCCCCACCGCAGTTTCATGCACGAAGACGTCGAATTCTTTCAGCATCTGCGTCAGTACCAGTTGGTTGGCCTGATTCCTTGCAGTGTAGGAAACCCCTTGCAGATTTCCGATGATCGACGGGAACGTACTGATGAGGAGTTGCTGGGTCTCGCCGAGGGTAACTTTGCCGGTGCCGTCATCTACTGTGTGGCCGAGGCTGCTCCACCATGCTGCGGTCACGGCAGGCTTGTACTCCTGGTTCTGCAGGAGTTCCTGGAGCCGGGCTTTGTTCGAAGGTACGGCAAGCCAGGTTGTCAGTTGCGCGGCGTTCAGGCCAGCGATGTCGTTCAAGCCGACTTGGTTTGGTGCTGCGTACTGGATGAAGAGCCCATTGAGCATGCTGTCTGCGACGGCGCCACTGCCTGCTGTTTCGAATGCGGTGGCGACCTGCTCTATCCAATCGGCATCTGCTGCGTTGGCGGCGAGCAGCTGCTCAAAACCAGCAACAAAAGATTCAGTCTCGATGGTCACCCAGGAACACGATGCTGTGAAGCTGCCCCAGGCATTCCGGACTGCGGCAAAGTGTGAGTTCAGGGTGTTCGTGGCCGTCCGGGACACTGAGGCGAAGCCGCGGAGCTCGCTCGGGTCAGCCGAGGTGGTTCCGGTTCCTGGTCCGCCGGCGAACCGGGGCCGTTCCCGCGGAGAAAACACAGCTGAAACAGCCGGTGCTGGGACCGGCGTTCTCTCGGGCATCGGGTCCAGGACCATGGTGGCGACTGTCGCCGATGCTTCGGCGATGTTCCCGGAGAGCAGGCGCTGTTTGCGGATGTTGTCGCGTTGCTGCCAGGCGTCCATGTTCTTTTGCCGGTTTTTCTCTTGCTGGGCCCTGTGCTTGGCCTCGCCGACGTCCTGGGCCAGAACCGCGAGGACACCTGAAAGCTTGCCGCGATCATCGGACCTGATGCCGCAGGCGTCCTTGAAGAGACGCCCGTAGCTGCCGTTGAAGTCCTGCACTGCCCGCTCCACGGCCCCGCACAGGAAGCCTCCCTCGGCCCGCAGAACCTCGTCGGCAGAGTTCGCGGCAGTGATCAGCGCGTCGGCCGCGCCGTCATCAAAAGCAATTCCCATGCCAGGCCCCCCAAACCCAGAACAATAAATCCAACGACTAGCATAACCGGTGTTTGCGCGGTTGGGAGTTCATTGCGCCGGCCGACTCTAGGATGGGTGTATGCCAGAGGATGCAAGAAGCACCGTTGCTCAAGCCAGTGATCTGCGGACGTCCAGGTCCGGGGCCGTAGGAGCAGAAGTCGGAAGTCACCTTTTGGCTACAACCTGCCTGTGCCGCGGGTCACAAGTTCCGTTAGCGCGGCATCTTCCATAGGCTTGCAGGGTGATCTTCAAAGCTGTGGGCGAGGGACGCCCGTACCCTGACCATGGATACTCTGCGCCGCGGGACTGGGCTGCCCTGCCCCCACGCCCTGTCCGCCTCGATGAACTCGTTACCACCAAACGGACCCTGGATTTGGAGGCATTGTTGGCTGAGGACTCAACCTTCTTCGGTGATTTGTTCCCTCACGTGGTCCAGTATCAAGGGGTTATGTACCTCGAGGACGGACTTCACAGGGCAGTCCGCACGGCACTCCACCAGAGGACAGCCATTCACGCACGTGTATTGGTGATCGATGGCTAGCAAGCGCAGGCGTCCCAAAGATGTGACGCAACTCCATGGCCACCACGTGGTCACAGGCCCTGAGCTGAGGGCCACCTTCGCCGAGGATGAGCTGGTGAACAAAACCCGCTTCCGGCGGAGGCTGCTCCACGGAATCGTCCTGGTCCTGCTGGTAGGCCTCATAGCCGCGGGGGCCGTGGGTGCATGGGCCATTATGAACGGCGTGGTCAAAGTCCCCACTGCAATAGCCAGCAAAGCTCCAACCAGCCTGTGCCCTGCCACCACGTTCGATTACGTGCCGAACGAGACCGTGACTCTCAACGTTTTCAACGCCACCTCCCGTGCCGGGCTGGCCGGAACAGTGGCGGACCAGTTCAAGGCCCGTGGCTTCAAAGTGGCCTCAGTGGACAACAGCGATACCGCTTATTCGGGCGTGGGCGTGGTGGTTTCAGGGGTCAAAGGCCAAGCCGCAGCGTTCAACATCCAACGCAACATCGCCGGAACTGACTACTTTGAGGACAACCGCGAGGACGAGTCGGTGGACGTGATCCTGACCCCGGATTTCGAGGGCCTGGTGGAACCACAGCTGGTGGATCAGACTCCGGGGATGCTGGAGTGCCCGCGGGAGGATCTGCGGATTGCAGACAACGCCAAATGGCCCATCATTCCCACGCGTCCCCCGGGGCAGTGACTAACCGGCCAGGGCTCCGCGGGCCGGCTCAGCGAGTTTAGTGGGCTTGCCGGCGTCGTCGAACCGGGCGCCGGCACCCAACTGAATGAAGCGCACCGTCTGTGCGATGTGCCGTTCTAGAGCTGCATGACGCTCGACGTCGGAGGCTGACGACGGCGGGGGAGTCTCGCCGTCGGGCGTTCGGTTGCGGCGGGCGGCGCTGGCTGAGAGCGTTCCGTGAATGAGCCGCGCCAACTGCGCCACGTCAACATCGGGCAGGAAACCCTGCTGGACGCCATCGTGGAGGATGTCCTGCAACAGGACGTTGAGGTCCCCCACATGGTCGGCGAGCTTGGCGAAGGAACCGGGGGACAGGACGGCGGCCATGGCCGGGCCCGGGGGC contains the following coding sequences:
- a CDS encoding glutathione peroxidase, which gives rise to MTSLYSIPLTFNDGTEADFGRFEGKAVLVVNVASKCGFTRQYAGLEELYGKYRGQGLEILGVPCNQFGGQEPGADHEIAEFCERNFGVSFPLTSKANVLGKEQHPLFAELTQDADGQPVKVKWNFEKFVINREGELVARFPSAVEPDSEDLIEALEEALA
- a CDS encoding phosphodiesterase, whose amino-acid sequence is MELIEAEYPKPGHVLLHLSDLHLVGGPGTLHGSVDSAARLNEICEQIIASRIRPEAIIFTGDLADKGELEAYERLREMIEPLCASLGAKAIWAMGNHDNRANFRSAFADASAASKPQDPVDRSYFVNGLRIITLDTTVPGHHYGELSESQLEWLADELATPAPDGTILALHHPPVPCVQDLAVLVELRGQAALAAVVRNTDVRTILGGHLHYSTTASFAGIPVSVASATCYTQDLAVRAGGQRGRDGAQSYNMIHVYEHTIVHSVVPMSGGVTVGEPLDADEVQRRLAAAGIRIPHESRVGAHTSPGTHTSSLPLVSPGSFTSPKAP
- a CDS encoding stealth family protein → MTQAQVDPIYHGSPSVEEDTIAEAITPAVVAHLKHRSDVVRHRGRYALVNSDLTPQQAMVSDLLAVRAALDAAGIDFILVRGNDERPVIAVDWESRKDVRKALVTAFRNEPFYSMTVDAKKKTSMLVADGDLSANRKARIFRLYRPRVEIGGGLWYGPALGVQLELWRFEGDHLELPVENSLTRRTMLRQDAVRGTVQRHGLSWPTIENMFADHASDIDFDIDIVFSWVDGSDPEYIARRRAQQAEAVLGEGDDHEARFRQINELKYALRSVHMFAPWIRRIFIATDSPAPEWLADHPSVTIVRSEEFFADPTVLPTHNSQAVECQLHHIKDLSEHFLYSNDDMFFGRPVGPDMFFTPGGITKFIEADTRIGLGENDAERSGFENAARVNRKLLWERFGRITTRHLEHTAAPLRRSVVAQMEKEFPAEFAKTAGSRFRAADNISVTNSFYHYYALLTGRAVTQTSAKVRYVDSTMWAGLHYLPKLLAKRHMDFFCLNDGSFPEVEANERADLVTDFLEKYFPVKAPWEK
- a CDS encoding alpha/beta hydrolase, with product MGIAFDDGAADALITAANSADEVLRAEGGFLCGAVERAVQDFNGSYGRLFKDACGIRSDDRGKLSGVLAVLAQDVGEAKHRAQQEKNRQKNMDAWQQRDNIRKQRLLSGNIAEASATVATMVLDPMPERTPVPAPAVSAVFSPRERPRFAGGPGTGTTSADPSELRGFASVSRTATNTLNSHFAAVRNAWGSFTASCSWVTIETESFVAGFEQLLAANAADADWIEQVATAFETAGSGAVADSMLNGLFIQYAAPNQVGLNDIAGLNAAQLTTWLAVPSNKARLQELLQNQEYKPAVTAAWWSSLGHTVDDGTGKVTLGETQQLLISTFPSIIGNLQGVSYTARNQANQLVLTQMLKEFDVFVHETAVGRHPTAPPWINTPGYLDRLRSIKTALETGQHGAAKQLISLNLDQPGAAISVGDLDAAKVTTYQVPGVDTTVTKSMPDLALAADTQYHQQLRVAQLNDTHAGTPPRLAVVGWVAFEPAPAAGVFDDANARTGGSFLSKDINTLAAVQNSLGNTASNNISGLSYGTLTAQAAAVEGMAVDSINLNADIGVLKGVAGVQDFHLNPGADVYQTKFTVDNVSDIGNVSRERIQGFHYQTNQAPQGGPSFTVPVPAYGAIQIGADGVGTDAGSLTPLSTENHGWLEDGEKLGYASLNTESSFNQAYVSLGLTDKLTNSGEPVEHHE
- a CDS encoding type II toxin-antitoxin system VapB family antitoxin encodes the protein MIFKAVGEGRPYPDHGYSAPRDWAALPPRPVRLDELVTTKRTLDLEALLAEDSTFFGDLFPHVVQYQGVMYLEDGLHRAVRTALHQRTAIHARVLVIDG
- a CDS encoding LytR C-terminal domain-containing protein, producing MTQLHGHHVVTGPELRATFAEDELVNKTRFRRRLLHGIVLVLLVGLIAAGAVGAWAIMNGVVKVPTAIASKAPTSLCPATTFDYVPNETVTLNVFNATSRAGLAGTVADQFKARGFKVASVDNSDTAYSGVGVVVSGVKGQAAAFNIQRNIAGTDYFEDNREDESVDVILTPDFEGLVEPQLVDQTPGMLECPREDLRIADNAKWPIIPTRPPGQ
- a CDS encoding TetR/AcrR family transcriptional regulator, with translation MPRITAASNAAQRAETQRRILTAFGELLFTHGLPGLTMTDVARHAGVGRTAVYNYYADMEQLLIAYALDETERFIVDLRDSLAALDNPVDRLALYVRAQVEDLSRRHLPPGPAMAAVLSPGSFAKLADHVGDLNVLLQDILHDGVQQGFLPDVDVAQLARLIHGTLSASAARRNRTPDGETPPPSSASDVERHAALERHIAQTVRFIQLGAGARFDDAGKPTKLAEPARGALAG